One segment of Stomatobaculum sp. F0698 DNA contains the following:
- a CDS encoding type II toxin-antitoxin system death-on-curing family toxin — MQFRVASSHKTALPTKSWQNDLFNQKAAQLGIGLTQNHAFIDGNKRIGAHAMLVFPALNQITITYTQKELSDTFLSVAAGQLSFEDLLEWILAHQT; from the coding sequence TTGCAGTTTCGAGTCGCCTCATCTCACAAAACCGCTCTGCCTACCAAGAGCTGGCAAAATGATTTATTTAACCAAAAAGCAGCACAGCTAGGCATCGGTCTCACACAAAATCATGCCTTTATCGATGGAAATAAACGTATTGGCGCACATGCCATGCTCGTATTCCCCGCTTTGAATCAGATTACCATCACGTATACGCAGAAGGAGCTTTCGGATACCTTTCTCTCCGTTGCTGCCGGACAATTATCCTTCGAAGATTTACTGGAATGGATTCTCGCGCATCAGACCTGA
- a CDS encoding TrkH family potassium uptake protein: MIKKLIKRRQMRIAPERLIPLSFLIAIFLGTLLLMLPFATAEGESTGILTALFTATTSVCVTGLVVVDTYAHWSLFGQMVILLLIQIGGLGVVAVGALFMLMGKKKFTLGDRKLLGGALNIERNRGHLAFLLRVFKGTFLLEGMGALFYASRFIPRYGILKGLWAACFQSVSAFCNAGMDVTGPNSMMEFRDSPFLMFTTMLLIILGGIGFVVWFDVVDGIKQGFRHRLGPVTTVRRFPEHTKLVLLVTAILIITGAVGIMAAEFNNPGTIGDMNLWDKFCNSLFQSVSFRTAGFASVPQEKLTEISCLIGYVLMFIGGSPIGTAGGIKTVTAFLVFMNAYSYINGRKETVIFHRSVSAEMMRKAAAIVAVSASVLFTMTVLLMAVENIELTDACYEITSALGTVGLSRALTPKLDALGRIVVIVSMYLGRIGPISMACFFAGDVTSQNKIRHSKGSFYVG, translated from the coding sequence ATGATAAAAAAATTGATAAAACGCAGACAGATGAGAATTGCGCCGGAACGTTTGATTCCCTTGAGCTTTTTGATCGCTATCTTCTTAGGAACCCTCCTTTTGATGCTTCCGTTTGCGACAGCGGAGGGAGAGAGCACAGGGATTTTGACAGCGCTGTTTACGGCAACGACATCTGTGTGTGTGACGGGGCTTGTGGTTGTGGACACATATGCGCACTGGAGCCTTTTCGGGCAGATGGTCATTCTGTTGCTGATACAAATCGGAGGACTCGGTGTCGTTGCGGTCGGGGCGTTGTTTATGTTGATGGGGAAAAAGAAATTTACGCTCGGAGATCGAAAACTGCTGGGTGGTGCGCTGAATATTGAGCGAAATAGGGGACACTTGGCATTCCTGTTGCGAGTATTTAAAGGGACTTTTTTGCTTGAAGGTATGGGCGCCTTATTCTATGCAAGCAGGTTTATACCGAGGTACGGTATTTTGAAAGGTTTGTGGGCAGCTTGTTTTCAGTCTGTTTCTGCATTTTGTAATGCGGGGATGGATGTCACAGGCCCAAACAGTATGATGGAGTTCAGGGATTCGCCTTTCCTCATGTTTACCACCATGCTACTCATTATTCTGGGTGGAATCGGCTTCGTTGTGTGGTTTGATGTAGTCGATGGCATCAAGCAGGGCTTCCGTCATCGTTTGGGACCGGTCACAACGGTGAGACGGTTTCCGGAGCATACGAAATTGGTACTTCTTGTCACCGCAATACTGATTATTACCGGTGCTGTCGGAATCATGGCGGCAGAATTTAACAATCCGGGAACCATCGGAGATATGAATTTGTGGGACAAATTCTGCAACAGCTTGTTTCAATCTGTAAGTTTCAGAACTGCGGGATTTGCGTCGGTACCGCAGGAAAAACTGACAGAGATTTCTTGTTTGATAGGATACGTTTTAATGTTTATCGGAGGTTCTCCGATAGGAACCGCAGGCGGCATCAAGACGGTTACTGCTTTTCTGGTTTTCATGAATGCGTACTCCTATATTAACGGAAGAAAAGAGACAGTGATTTTTCATAGAAGCGTATCGGCCGAGATGATGAGAAAAGCCGCGGCCATTGTAGCGGTCAGCGCTTCGGTCTTATTCACGATGACCGTGCTTCTGATGGCAGTTGAGAATATCGAATTGACGGATGCCTGCTACGAGATTACAAGTGCACTTGGTACAGTTGGATTGTCAAGAGCGCTTACACCGAAGCTTGACGCGCTCGGAAGAATTGTGGTCATTGTATCGATGTATCTCGGTAGAATCGGACCGATTTCAATGGCATGTTTCTTTGCAGGCGATGTAACATCTCAGAACAAAATCAGACATTCCAAAGGATCGTTTTACGTGGGATAA
- a CDS encoding tRNA dihydrouridine synthase yields MRELIFSLAPMEGITGYVYRNALKRCYGGVARFYSPFISPGHAGAGITKRDRRDILPENNAGVPLIPQLLTNNAEDFLFAAEILRDYGYKELNLNLGCPSGTVTAKKKGSGFLSELTALRHFFEEVFRNLPADTKLGVKTRLGVKDPAEFPEILKIYNDFPLSELIVHPRIQKEFYRGTVHLDMFALAAEGAKMPLGYNGDLIDEEDIDRILERFPAVSHIMLGRGLLRDPMLPARYLRRLRGAAALSAEEEKQQRHAFHAALLQGYRESFLYENATLCRMKEVWDYLGLAFPEQERAVRELKKSKTLGEYELRAEQLLTL; encoded by the coding sequence ATGAGAGAACTTATCTTTTCGCTCGCGCCGATGGAGGGCATCACGGGCTATGTATATCGAAATGCGCTGAAGCGCTGCTACGGGGGCGTTGCGCGCTTTTACTCGCCCTTCATCTCGCCGGGGCATGCGGGTGCGGGTATCACGAAGCGCGACCGGCGCGATATTCTGCCGGAGAACAATGCGGGCGTGCCGCTGATCCCGCAGCTACTCACGAACAACGCGGAGGATTTTCTCTTTGCCGCGGAAATTCTGAGAGACTACGGCTACAAAGAGCTTAATCTGAACCTCGGCTGCCCCTCGGGGACGGTCACGGCAAAGAAAAAGGGCTCGGGCTTTCTTTCGGAGCTCACGGCGCTCAGGCACTTTTTTGAAGAGGTTTTTCGCAACTTGCCTGCGGATACGAAGCTCGGCGTGAAGACGAGACTCGGGGTAAAGGACCCAGCGGAGTTTCCGGAGATACTCAAAATCTACAACGACTTTCCGCTCTCGGAACTCATAGTCCACCCGCGGATTCAGAAGGAGTTTTACCGGGGAACGGTTCACCTCGATATGTTCGCTCTGGCCGCGGAGGGGGCAAAGATGCCGCTCGGCTATAACGGAGATCTGATCGACGAAGAGGATATAGACCGCATCCTGGAGCGTTTTCCTGCGGTCTCTCATATCATGCTCGGGCGGGGACTGTTGCGAGACCCCATGCTTCCGGCGCGCTATTTGAGACGCCTTCGCGGTGCGGCAGCGCTCTCCGCAGAAGAAGAGAAGCAGCAGCGCCATGCCTTCCACGCGGCGCTCCTTCAGGGCTACCGGGAGAGTTTTCTCTATGAGAATGCGACGCTCTGCCGCATGAAGGAGGTCTGGGACTATCTGGGACTTGCCTTTCCGGAACAGGAGAGAGCGGTGCGGGAACTCAAAAAGAGCAAGACCCTCGGCGAGTACGAGCTCCGGGCGGAGCAGCTGCTCACACTCTGA
- a CDS encoding potassium channel family protein, which translates to MKKSIAVLGLGKYGRSLAENLYLMGADVLAVDSDEKVVNDFSGKCTSVVQANMENEEEVAALGLKNMDIVVSCTGTNIAAAIMSVAVAKEQGVPLIVAKASTDRTASILRKIGVDKILDPEGEGGMRSARILLSSSFKDFWEIDDNLYVVELNVREEWIGKTLIELQLRKKHMMNVVALKGKGKNWRFGNPEEQLKEDEILLVAMEKKDLRKWQ; encoded by the coding sequence ATGAAAAAGTCGATTGCAGTACTGGGTTTGGGCAAGTATGGCAGAAGTCTTGCCGAGAATCTCTATCTTATGGGGGCGGATGTTCTGGCCGTGGATAGCGATGAAAAGGTAGTGAATGATTTTTCGGGGAAATGCACGTCTGTTGTACAGGCAAACATGGAGAACGAAGAAGAAGTTGCGGCGCTTGGCTTGAAGAATATGGACATTGTCGTTTCATGTACGGGAACAAATATCGCTGCAGCCATTATGTCGGTTGCGGTTGCAAAGGAGCAGGGGGTTCCTCTCATCGTTGCAAAGGCATCAACCGACAGAACAGCTTCGATTCTTCGTAAAATCGGTGTGGATAAGATTCTTGATCCGGAGGGAGAGGGAGGTATGCGGTCGGCAAGAATTTTGCTTTCATCCTCTTTCAAGGATTTTTGGGAAATTGATGACAACTTGTATGTGGTAGAACTAAATGTGCGGGAAGAGTGGATTGGCAAAACGCTGATAGAACTTCAACTCCGGAAAAAACACATGATGAATGTGGTTGCACTGAAAGGAAAAGGGAAAAACTGGAGGTTCGGTAATCCCGAAGAGCAGCTGAAAGAAGATGAGATATTGCTGGTTGCAATGGAGAAAAAGGATCTCAGAAAGTGGCAGTAA
- a CDS encoding L-2-amino-thiazoline-4-carboxylic acid hydrolase: MAKQANYLRHMAPHLKERYGAEKAQDILKKAQKRYEVLLAENKDDPPAYSGQKRERIYPSIALFHALADAGMEREEAAAFVTGYYRRLAERAAPVIRTVLKIPGLYRLVPKLFFDTALKHCVPEAGFLTENRFLSKTEMRFDMVKCPYQDCCVRYGCPELVKGFCDTDDICYGNMHPRLLWGRTKTIGHGDALCDFSLRITEER; encoded by the coding sequence ATGGCAAAACAAGCGAACTATCTTCGACATATGGCGCCGCACTTAAAAGAAAGATACGGAGCGGAAAAAGCACAGGATATCCTGAAAAAGGCGCAGAAGCGCTATGAAGTTCTTCTTGCGGAAAACAAGGACGACCCACCGGCGTACTCCGGGCAGAAGCGGGAGCGCATTTATCCGTCCATCGCCTTGTTCCATGCCTTAGCGGATGCGGGGATGGAGCGCGAGGAAGCCGCAGCGTTTGTGACGGGGTACTACCGCAGGCTTGCCGAGCGTGCGGCGCCCGTCATCCGAACGGTATTGAAGATTCCGGGCCTATACAGACTGGTTCCGAAACTGTTCTTTGATACGGCGCTGAAACACTGTGTCCCCGAAGCGGGGTTTTTAACCGAGAACCGATTTTTATCGAAGACCGAGATGCGCTTCGATATGGTGAAATGTCCTTACCAAGACTGCTGTGTGCGCTACGGCTGCCCGGAGCTTGTGAAGGGCTTTTGCGACACGGACGATATCTGCTACGGGAATATGCACCCCAGGCTCTTGTGGGGCAGAACCAAGACCATAGGACATGGGGATGCGCTGTGCGATTTCAGCTTGCGCATCACGGAAGAGCGGTGA
- a CDS encoding transglycosylase domain-containing protein codes for MDFGRNSVERALKDRDAHRSKLKNLIALTAARVLIMLLFLTAALGAAFAAGALRGIVDSAPELKADSIAPMGFATSVYDADGNLVETLVMAGANRQEATYEELPKNLVNAFVAIEDERFWKHNGVDTRSIMRAVVGVLRGTSSSGGGSTITQQLIKNNLFNGGREKSFGEKLTRKIQEQYLALKLEQMMSKEEILTNYLNTINLGSNALGVKVAARRYFNKEVKDLTLSECTVLAGITQNPSRLNPITGRQANEEKRKVILRYMLRQGYITKEEQEEALADNVYDRIENADLVSKEKATHTYSYFTDELVSQVQQDLKDKFGYTDTQAHNLLYSGGLSIYTTQDPGLQAIVDSEINNPENYAVTKYALEYRLSVKRASGEVQNYSEKDVLAKKGKEFDGLYRTDAEAKADAEAFKASVVNPADDQIIGESMHIILEPQDSFVLMEHSTGKVKALSGGRGEKTVSLSLNRATDSYRQPGSTFKVLAAFAPALDACGQTLGSVYYDGPYEANKKQFRNWYGDDNYLGWSSIRDGIMYSMNIVAVRCLMETVSPQLGAEYSKKFGITSLTDSDYNPAMALGGLTKGVNNLELTAAFAAIANQGVYTKPVFYTKIVDHNGKVLLENNPEQRRVIKDSTAFLLTDALQQSMLPNRKFASSGVNVNTTSTRAKPSNMSSAGKSGTTSNNVDVWFVGYTPYYTAGIWAGCDENQPLTDGNGGNSFHKDIWRKIMERIHQDKPDPGFAMPDSIVSAEICRKSGKLPVKGICSRDPRGDAVYTEYFARGTIPTEMCDKHTTMTVCSVTGLLPTTYCPTTTRVVMVVPDSEVETDDSRLTPYQRCNIHTSAASLLPSRGVGGEAIGIPGIKPGDNAADETQSKVQPKKETSAETKKKATKETTAPKKKKKH; via the coding sequence GTGGATTTTGGAAGAAATTCCGTGGAGCGCGCGCTGAAAGACAGAGACGCGCACCGGAGCAAACTAAAAAATCTGATTGCCCTAACGGCAGCGCGCGTCTTGATTATGCTGCTGTTTTTGACCGCGGCGCTCGGCGCGGCCTTTGCGGCAGGCGCCCTTCGGGGGATTGTGGACTCCGCGCCGGAACTCAAGGCGGACAGCATCGCCCCCATGGGCTTTGCCACCTCGGTCTACGATGCGGACGGAAATCTGGTCGAAACCCTCGTCATGGCGGGGGCCAATCGGCAGGAGGCGACGTATGAGGAGCTTCCGAAGAACCTCGTGAATGCCTTTGTCGCGATTGAGGACGAGCGTTTCTGGAAGCACAACGGTGTCGACACGCGCTCCATTATGCGCGCCGTTGTGGGAGTGCTTCGCGGCACCTCGAGTTCGGGCGGCGGCTCCACCATCACCCAACAGCTCATTAAAAACAACCTTTTTAACGGCGGTCGGGAAAAGAGCTTCGGTGAGAAGTTGACCAGAAAAATTCAGGAGCAGTATCTGGCGCTCAAACTGGAGCAGATGATGAGCAAAGAAGAGATTCTGACCAACTACCTGAATACGATTAACCTCGGCAGCAATGCCCTCGGCGTCAAGGTGGCGGCGCGCCGTTACTTTAACAAAGAGGTTAAAGATCTTACCCTCTCCGAGTGCACTGTGCTGGCCGGCATCACCCAGAACCCCTCGCGCCTAAACCCCATCACGGGGCGGCAGGCAAACGAGGAGAAGCGGAAGGTGATACTCCGCTATATGCTGCGGCAGGGTTACATCACCAAGGAAGAGCAGGAGGAGGCGCTAGCGGACAATGTCTACGATCGCATTGAAAATGCCGACCTGGTTTCCAAGGAGAAGGCAACTCACACCTACAGCTACTTTACCGACGAGCTTGTGAGTCAGGTGCAGCAGGACCTCAAGGACAAGTTCGGCTATACGGATACCCAGGCCCATAATCTCTTGTACAGCGGCGGGCTCTCGATTTACACGACCCAGGATCCCGGCTTGCAGGCCATTGTGGACAGCGAGATCAACAATCCCGAGAACTACGCGGTCACCAAGTATGCGCTGGAATATCGCCTCTCGGTGAAGCGGGCAAGCGGTGAGGTGCAGAACTACAGTGAGAAGGATGTGCTCGCGAAGAAGGGCAAGGAGTTTGACGGCCTGTATCGCACGGATGCCGAGGCAAAGGCGGATGCCGAGGCCTTTAAGGCGAGTGTCGTGAATCCCGCGGACGATCAGATTATCGGTGAGAGCATGCACATCATCCTCGAGCCGCAGGATTCGTTCGTGCTCATGGAGCACAGCACGGGCAAGGTGAAAGCGCTCTCCGGCGGCCGCGGCGAAAAGACGGTCTCCCTCTCCTTAAACCGCGCGACCGATTCCTACCGTCAGCCGGGTTCCACCTTTAAGGTACTCGCGGCCTTTGCGCCGGCGCTCGATGCCTGCGGACAGACGCTCGGCTCGGTCTACTACGACGGCCCCTACGAGGCCAACAAGAAGCAGTTCCGGAACTGGTACGGAGACGATAATTATCTCGGCTGGTCCAGCATACGGGACGGCATCATGTACTCGATGAACATTGTCGCGGTGCGCTGCCTCATGGAGACGGTGAGCCCGCAGCTCGGCGCGGAGTACAGCAAGAAGTTCGGCATCACGAGCCTCACGGACTCGGACTACAACCCGGCCATGGCGCTCGGCGGTCTCACGAAGGGTGTCAACAATCTGGAACTCACCGCGGCCTTTGCCGCGATTGCGAACCAGGGTGTCTATACGAAACCCGTTTTCTACACGAAGATTGTGGATCACAACGGCAAGGTACTGCTCGAGAATAATCCGGAGCAGCGCCGCGTCATCAAGGACTCCACGGCCTTTCTGCTCACGGATGCCCTGCAGCAGTCCATGCTGCCGAACCGCAAGTTTGCAAGCAGCGGTGTCAACGTCAACACGACGAGTACGCGCGCCAAGCCGTCGAACATGAGCAGCGCGGGAAAGTCCGGCACCACGAGCAACAACGTGGACGTCTGGTTTGTGGGCTACACGCCGTACTATACGGCGGGCATTTGGGCCGGCTGCGATGAGAACCAGCCGCTCACGGACGGAAACGGCGGCAACTCCTTCCACAAGGATATTTGGCGCAAGATTATGGAGCGCATTCATCAGGATAAACCGGACCCGGGCTTTGCGATGCCGGACAGCATTGTGAGCGCGGAAATCTGCAGAAAGTCGGGGAAACTCCCGGTCAAGGGTATTTGCAGCCGGGATCCGCGCGGGGACGCGGTCTACACCGAATACTTTGCGCGCGGCACCATCCCGACCGAGATGTGCGATAAGCACACGACCATGACAGTCTGCTCGGTCACGGGACTGCTGCCGACCACGTACTGCCCGACCACGACACGCGTGGTCATGGTCGTGCCGGATTCGGAAGTCGAAACGGATGATTCGAGACTGACGCCCTACCAGCGCTGCAACATCCACACCTCGGCCGCAAGTCTCCTGCCCTCGCGCGGTGTAGGCGGAGAAGCAATCGGAATTCCGGGCATCAAACCCGGCGATAACGCGGCGGATGAAACGCAGAGTAAGGTGCAGCCGAAGAAAGAGACGAGCGCCGAGACCAAGAAGAAGGCGACCAAAGAGACCACGGCGCCGAAAAAGAAAAAGAAGCATTAA
- the pap gene encoding polyphosphate:AMP phosphotransferase: protein MLEEVNLKTKLEKADYEAVMPALKQQLAALDAPLRSAGLPVIILFEGWSAAGKGKMIGRLIKNLDPRWFKVVNTQAPTELEQRYPYLRRHWLTIPEEGMFSIMDRSWYQEVSVRAIAEKLTPRCVETRLADIRRFEKTLTDNGYLILKFFLHISEREMKTRLKELADNPETAFRVVKSDRKQLAHYEDYYRAFDRMIEKTQSAEAPWTLVSGMDSRAATVQVFRTVIDAVHARLEARRNGESEDVSLPLPASAKPLSLSDVDLTQSLTREEYKKCLKEEKARLAKNQNLLYLKRIPLVVGFEGWDAAGKGGCIKRLSSPLDARGYAALPIASPTPEEKKRHFLWRFYARLPKSGHIAIFDRTWYGRVLVERIEGFCSEADWKRAYGEINDFESYLAASGTLVVKFWIHISKDEQLKRFRARERTPEKQWKITAEDWRNREKWALYETAVNDMLRYTSTETAPWHILAGNDKYFARIQALRIVNEAIEARLKG from the coding sequence ATGTTGGAAGAAGTAAATCTCAAAACGAAACTCGAGAAAGCCGACTATGAGGCTGTGATGCCCGCGCTGAAACAGCAGCTTGCCGCCCTGGATGCGCCGCTGCGCAGCGCCGGACTCCCGGTCATCATCCTCTTCGAGGGCTGGTCCGCAGCCGGAAAGGGCAAGATGATAGGGCGTCTCATCAAAAATCTGGATCCCCGCTGGTTCAAGGTCGTGAACACCCAGGCGCCGACCGAACTCGAGCAGCGCTATCCCTACCTCCGCCGCCACTGGCTCACCATCCCGGAGGAGGGCATGTTTTCGATTATGGACCGCTCCTGGTATCAGGAGGTCTCGGTTCGCGCGATTGCGGAGAAGCTTACTCCGCGCTGCGTGGAAACCCGGCTCGCCGACATCCGCCGCTTTGAAAAGACGCTCACGGATAACGGCTATCTGATTTTAAAGTTTTTCCTCCACATCTCCGAGCGGGAGATGAAGACACGCTTAAAGGAGCTGGCCGACAACCCGGAGACCGCCTTCCGCGTCGTGAAATCCGACCGGAAGCAGCTCGCGCACTATGAGGACTACTACCGCGCCTTTGACCGCATGATAGAAAAAACACAGTCCGCCGAAGCGCCCTGGACTTTGGTCTCCGGCATGGACAGTCGCGCCGCGACGGTTCAGGTGTTCCGCACGGTAATCGATGCCGTACACGCACGGCTTGAGGCACGGCGCAACGGAGAATCCGAAGACGTCTCTCTGCCTCTGCCCGCCTCCGCGAAACCGCTTTCCCTTTCGGATGTCGACTTAACGCAGTCCCTCACGAGAGAGGAATACAAAAAATGCCTCAAAGAAGAAAAGGCACGTCTCGCGAAGAACCAAAATCTCCTCTACTTAAAGCGTATTCCTCTGGTTGTCGGTTTTGAGGGCTGGGATGCGGCCGGGAAGGGCGGCTGTATTAAGCGCCTCTCCTCCCCGCTCGATGCCCGCGGCTACGCGGCGCTCCCCATTGCGAGCCCGACTCCGGAAGAGAAAAAGCGCCACTTCCTCTGGCGCTTCTATGCCCGACTCCCGAAGAGCGGCCACATTGCCATCTTTGACCGGACCTGGTACGGGCGCGTTCTCGTCGAGCGGATTGAGGGCTTTTGCAGTGAGGCGGATTGGAAGCGCGCCTACGGGGAAATCAATGACTTTGAGTCCTACCTCGCAGCGAGCGGCACCCTCGTGGTCAAATTCTGGATCCACATCAGCAAGGACGAACAGCTGAAGCGCTTCCGCGCCAGAGAGCGCACGCCCGAAAAGCAGTGGAAAATCACCGCCGAGGACTGGCGAAACCGCGAAAAGTGGGCGCTCTACGAGACCGCGGTCAACGATATGCTCCGCTACACCTCGACCGAAACCGCGCCCTGGCACATACTCGCCGGAAACGACAAGTACTTTGCCCGGATTCAGGCGCTCCGCATAGTGAACGAGGCGATAGAGGCGAGACTTAAGGGATAG
- the typA gene encoding translational GTPase TypA codes for MRSTRTDVRNVAIIAHVDHGKTTLVDQLLRQSGVFRANQEVVDRVMDSNDIERERGITILSKNTAVNYDGVKINIIDTPGHADFGGEVERVLKMVNGVVLVVDAFEGTMPQTRFVLKKALELSLDVVVCVNKCDRAEARPDEVVDEVLELLMDLDASEQQLECPFIFASARSGWAKNSLDSDNADMKPLFEAIINHIPAPEGDPEAPTQILISTIDYNEYVGRIGVGKVDNGSIRVNQEVALVNHHEPDKLRRVKIGKLYEYEGLNRVEVKEAEFGSIVAISGISDLHIGDTITSPESPESIPFQKISEPTISMNFMVNDSPLAGQEGQYITSRHLRERLFRELNTDVSLRVEELTPDCFKVSGRGELHLSVLIENMRREGFEFAVSKAEVIYHFDERDKRLEPMEIAFVDVPDEFTGAVIQKLTSRKGELIGMTPIHGNYTRLEFNIPSRGLIGYRGEFMTDTKGNGILNTEFEGYGPYKGDMFYRKAGSIIAYESGEAVAYGLFQAQERGQLFIGAGVKVYAGMIIGQSGKSEDVEVNVCKTKKLTNTRASGSDDALKLVTPKVMSLEQCLEFIDTDELLEVTPENLRIRKKILDPTLRKRSMIKQKQNS; via the coding sequence ATGAGAAGTACGAGAACGGATGTGAGAAACGTCGCAATCATCGCCCACGTTGACCACGGCAAGACCACGCTCGTGGACCAGCTGCTGCGGCAGAGCGGCGTGTTCCGCGCCAATCAGGAGGTTGTGGATCGCGTCATGGATTCCAACGATATTGAGAGAGAGCGCGGCATCACGATTCTCTCCAAGAATACAGCGGTAAACTATGACGGCGTTAAGATTAACATCATCGACACCCCGGGACACGCGGATTTCGGCGGCGAGGTGGAGCGTGTCTTAAAGATGGTGAACGGCGTGGTCCTTGTGGTCGATGCCTTTGAGGGCACCATGCCGCAGACGCGTTTTGTGCTGAAGAAGGCGTTAGAGCTTTCGCTGGATGTCGTGGTCTGCGTGAACAAGTGCGACCGCGCAGAGGCGCGTCCGGACGAGGTTGTGGATGAGGTGCTTGAGCTCCTCATGGATCTCGATGCGAGCGAGCAGCAGCTCGAGTGTCCGTTTATCTTTGCTTCCGCGCGCAGCGGTTGGGCAAAGAATTCGTTGGACAGCGACAATGCGGATATGAAGCCGCTGTTTGAGGCCATCATCAACCACATCCCGGCACCGGAGGGCGATCCGGAGGCACCGACCCAGATTCTGATCAGCACGATCGACTACAACGAGTATGTGGGCCGCATCGGCGTGGGCAAGGTGGACAACGGTTCGATTCGCGTGAACCAGGAAGTTGCGTTGGTGAACCACCATGAGCCGGATAAGCTGCGCCGCGTGAAGATCGGTAAGCTCTACGAGTACGAGGGCTTAAACCGCGTCGAAGTGAAAGAAGCGGAGTTCGGTTCGATCGTCGCGATCTCGGGCATCTCCGACCTGCACATCGGAGACACGATTACGAGTCCCGAATCTCCGGAGTCCATTCCGTTCCAGAAGATTTCCGAGCCGACCATCTCGATGAACTTCATGGTCAACGACAGCCCGCTTGCGGGCCAGGAGGGACAGTACATCACCTCCCGTCACCTGCGCGAACGTCTGTTCCGCGAGCTGAACACCGATGTCTCGCTTCGCGTCGAGGAGCTCACGCCGGACTGCTTCAAGGTGAGCGGCCGCGGTGAGCTGCATCTCTCGGTCTTAATTGAGAACATGCGCCGCGAGGGCTTTGAGTTCGCAGTTTCGAAGGCAGAGGTCATCTATCACTTCGATGAGCGCGACAAGAGACTGGAGCCTATGGAGATTGCCTTTGTCGACGTCCCGGATGAGTTTACCGGCGCGGTCATCCAGAAGCTGACCTCCAGAAAGGGTGAGCTGATCGGCATGACGCCGATTCACGGCAACTATACCCGCCTTGAGTTTAACATTCCGTCGCGCGGCTTAATCGGTTACCGCGGCGAGTTCATGACGGACACCAAGGGTAACGGTATCCTGAACACCGAGTTTGAGGGCTACGGTCCCTATAAGGGCGATATGTTCTACCGCAAGGCGGGCTCCATCATTGCGTACGAGAGCGGTGAGGCGGTTGCCTACGGACTTTTCCAGGCGCAGGAGAGAGGTCAGCTCTTTATCGGCGCGGGCGTCAAGGTCTACGCAGGTATGATTATCGGTCAGAGCGGCAAGTCCGAGGACGTCGAGGTCAATGTCTGCAAGACGAAGAAGCTCACCAACACCCGTGCTTCCGGCTCGGACGATGCACTGAAGCTTGTCACGCCGAAGGTCATGAGCCTTGAGCAGTGCCTCGAATTCATCGATACGGATGAGCTCCTCGAGGTCACGCCGGAGAACCTCCGCATCCGAAAGAAGATTCTGGATCCGACGCTCCGTAAGCGCTCTATGATTAAGCAGAAGCAGAATTCGTAA